The following coding sequences lie in one Miscanthus floridulus cultivar M001 chromosome 9, ASM1932011v1, whole genome shotgun sequence genomic window:
- the LOC136481284 gene encoding uncharacterized protein isoform X1: MSVAAGVSDAAIAVRDKLRGKIGQTKVKRYWPGKPPEWADDADEDIDLRTTRVDKAFPKDDDGDVPAKDDRRLRRLAETRAENKEELRADHRRIRQAEIVSTAEEENERQEADVDEEDEEAQEERRRRIRERQLLREQEELLPQEEEEPVEDEESEEESEYETDSEDEQMGMAMVKPVFIPKSQRDTIAERERLEEEERQLEELVKKRLEARKIETRQIVVEEIRKEQHIEKALNEEANIEDVDTDDELNEAEEYEAWKNREIARIKRDREERDARLKEKEEIEKVRNMTEEERREWERKNPKPLRQTTKQKWKFMQKYYHKGAFFQEGADDVIQSAGKDDIYSRDISEPTGEDKMDKSILPKVMQVKHFGRSGRTKWTHLVNEDTTDWNAPWSTNGPLRAKYNAKMAGMNAPIAKPKGSKKLKDWDTK; encoded by the exons ATGTCCGTGGCGGCCGGCGTGAGCGACGCGGCCATCGCGGTGCGCGACAAGCTCCGTGGAAAGATTGGCCAGACCAAGGTCAAACGGTACTGGCCGGGAAAGCCGCCTGAGTGGGCTGACGACGCCGATGAGGACATCGATCTCAGGACGACACGGGTCGACAAGGCGTTCCCCAAGGACGATGACGGCGATGTCCCCGCGAAGGATGACCGACGGCTTCGCCGTCTCGCGGAGACTCGCGCGGAGAACAAGGAGGAGCTGAGGGCAGATCACCGCCGCATACGGCAGGCGGAGATTGTGTCGACCgcggaggaggagaacgagaggCAGGAGGCTGACGTCgacgaggaggatgaggaggcacaggaggagaggaggaggaggataagGGAGAGGCAGCTGTTGAGGGAGCAGGAAGAGCTGCTTCCTCAGGAAGAGGAGGAACCGGTGGAGGATGAGGAGTCTGAGGAGGAGTCGGAGTATGAGACGGACTCTGAGGATGAGCAGATGGGCATGGCCATGGTGAAGCCTGTGTTCATACCAAAGTCACAGAGAGACACCATTGCGGAGCGTGAAcggctggaggaggaggagcggcagctCGAGGAGCTGGTCAAGAAGAGGCTGGAGGCTAGGAAGATTGAGACTAGACAGATTGTGGTCGAAGAGATTAGAAAGGAGCAGCACATTGAGAAGGCGCTGAATGAAGAGGCCAACATTGAGGATGTCGATACAGACGACGAGTTGAATGAAGCAGAGGAGTATGAGGCATGGAAAAACAGAGAAATAGCAAGAATTAAGAGGGACAGAGAGGAAAGGGATGCGAGgttgaaggagaaggaggagatcGAGAAGGTCAGGAATATGACCGAGGAGGAGCGTCGGGAATGGGAGCGGAAGAATCCGAAGCCACTTCGTCAGACAACGAAACAGAAGTGGAAATTCATGCAGAAGTATTACCACAAAGGTGCTTTCTTCCAGGAAGGTGCTGATGATGTTATCCAGTCAGCTGGTAAAGATGATATCTACAGCCGTGATATCTCTGAACCCACTGGTGAAGATAAGATGGATAAGAGCATCCTGCCCAAGGTCATGCAAGTTAAACATTTCGGGCGCAGTGGCAGAACAAAATGGACACATCTTGTTAATGAGGACACTACAGATTGGAATGCACC ATGGTCAACAAATGGGCCTCTGCGAGCAAAGTATAATGCAAAAATGGCTGGCATGAATGCGCCTATTGCTAAACCAAAGGGAAGTAAGAAGCTGAAGGACTGGGATACAAAATGA
- the LOC136481284 gene encoding uncharacterized protein isoform X2 codes for MSVAAGVSDAAIAVRDKLRGKIGQTKVKRYWPGKPPEWADDADEDIDLRTTRVDKAFPKDDDGDVPAKDDRRLRRLAETRAENKEELRADHRRIRQAEIVSTAEEENERQEADVDEEDEEAQEERRRRIRERQLLREQEELLPQEEEEPVEDEESEEESEYETDSEDEQMGMAMVKPVFIPKSQRDTIAERERLEEEERQLEELVKKRLEARKIETRQIVVEEIRKEQHIEKALNEEANIEDVDTDDELNEAEEYEAWKNREIARIKRDREERDARLKEKEEIEKVRNMTEEERREWERKNPKPLRQTTKQKWKFMQKYYHKGAFFQEGADDVIQSAGKDDIYRRWIRASCPRSCKLNISGAVAEQNGHILLMRTLQIGMHHGQQMGLCEQSIMQKWLA; via the exons ATGTCCGTGGCGGCCGGCGTGAGCGACGCGGCCATCGCGGTGCGCGACAAGCTCCGTGGAAAGATTGGCCAGACCAAGGTCAAACGGTACTGGCCGGGAAAGCCGCCTGAGTGGGCTGACGACGCCGATGAGGACATCGATCTCAGGACGACACGGGTCGACAAGGCGTTCCCCAAGGACGATGACGGCGATGTCCCCGCGAAGGATGACCGACGGCTTCGCCGTCTCGCGGAGACTCGCGCGGAGAACAAGGAGGAGCTGAGGGCAGATCACCGCCGCATACGGCAGGCGGAGATTGTGTCGACCgcggaggaggagaacgagaggCAGGAGGCTGACGTCgacgaggaggatgaggaggcacaggaggagaggaggaggaggataagGGAGAGGCAGCTGTTGAGGGAGCAGGAAGAGCTGCTTCCTCAGGAAGAGGAGGAACCGGTGGAGGATGAGGAGTCTGAGGAGGAGTCGGAGTATGAGACGGACTCTGAGGATGAGCAGATGGGCATGGCCATGGTGAAGCCTGTGTTCATACCAAAGTCACAGAGAGACACCATTGCGGAGCGTGAAcggctggaggaggaggagcggcagctCGAGGAGCTGGTCAAGAAGAGGCTGGAGGCTAGGAAGATTGAGACTAGACAGATTGTGGTCGAAGAGATTAGAAAGGAGCAGCACATTGAGAAGGCGCTGAATGAAGAGGCCAACATTGAGGATGTCGATACAGACGACGAGTTGAATGAAGCAGAGGAGTATGAGGCATGGAAAAACAGAGAAATAGCAAGAATTAAGAGGGACAGAGAGGAAAGGGATGCGAGgttgaaggagaaggaggagatcGAGAAGGTCAGGAATATGACCGAGGAGGAGCGTCGGGAATGGGAGCGGAAGAATCCGAAGCCACTTCGTCAGACAACGAAACAGAAGTGGAAATTCATGCAGAAGTATTACCACAAAGGTGCTTTCTTCCAGGAAGGTGCTGATGATGTTATCCAGTCAGCTGGTAAAGATGATATCTACAG AAGATGGATAAGAGCATCCTGCCCAAGGTCATGCAAGTTAAACATTTCGGGCGCAGTGGCAGAACAAAATGGACACATCTTGTTAATGAGGACACTACAGATTGGAATGCACC ATGGTCAACAAATGGGCCTCTGCGAGCAAAGTATAATGCAAAAATGGCTGGCATGA